GCACCAAGCAGTGGACGCTGCACCTGCAGTTGTTCGAGGAGGGCGACCTCACCACCGTGCACGCCGTCCTCGACACCGGCGACAACACCCTCCGCAGCCGCGCCACCGCACGGCGCAGCCCGGACGACCCGGACGTCCCCGAGATCGGTGACGAGTTCGCGGCCGGGCGCGCCCTGGTCGACCTCGGTCACCAGCTGCTGCGCGCGGGCGAGAGCGACACCGCGGCCTTCGACCCCGGCCCCCGCTGATGACGAAAGGCCGGCCGCCCACCGTTGACGAAGTGAGTCGCACCAGGGAGCGGTCCACCATGAACGAGCCTTCACTGACCCTGACCCAGCTGCGCTTCCTGGCCTCCGCCGCCGGCGCGGCGCCCTCGCTGCACAACAGCCAGCCGTGGCGCTTCACCCCCACGACCGACTCGTCCGGCCTGCGGGTGTACCTCGACCGCGAACGAGCCGTGCCGCTGACCGACCCGGACGGCCGGGCACTGCACATCTCGGTGGGCGCGGCGCTGTTCAACCTGCGGCTCTCCGCACTGCGGCTCGGACGGGACCCGCGGGTGCGGATGCTCCCCGATCCGGCCGAAGCGGACCTGGCAGCCGAGATCGGTCTCTCCCACCCTGCGCCGTCGGCGCCGCCGTCCGGGCCGGACCTCTACGACGCGATCCGGCACCGCCACTCCAGCCGCCGGCCGTTCATCAACCGGGACGTGCCCGAGGCCGTCCTCGGCGAGCTGACGGCGGCCGCCCTCGGCGAAGGCGCGGTGCTGTCCCCCCTGGAGGAGGACGGGGTGCGCCGTGTGCTCGCCCTGACCCGCGACGCCGAGCGCCGCACCGGCGCCGACCTGGCGCGGACGGCCGAGACCCGCAGCTGGTTGCGGCTGGAGGAACCCGCCGCGGACGGGATACCCGCGGCGGCGCTGGGCCCGCAGGACCACGACGCCCGGGTGCCCATGCGCGGCTTCACCGGCCGGACGCTGCCCACGACGCCGCCCGAACGCTTCGAAGCGCTGCCCCAGCTGGCCCTCCTCACCACTCACGGCGACACACCCGCCGACTGGCTGCGCGCCGGCCAGGCCATGCAGCGCGTCTGGCTGCTGGCTACGGCCCACGGAGTGCGCGCCTCCGTCCTGCACCAGGCCGTCGAGTGGCCCGACACCCGCTGGGGCCTGCGGGACCCGGCCGAAGGAGTCGGCCACGTCCAGCTCGTGCTGCGTCTCGGCTACGGCCCGCCCGGACCCGCCACGCCACGCCGCCCGGTCGACGAGACCCTCGACCTGACGGACCACCGGGGCGCCGCTGCCGCCGGGGAGTCGTCGTGCTGACGCACCGCACCGTCCGGGACGTGATGACCCGCGATGTCGTCCGGGTCGCACCGGCGACGGGATTCCGCGCGATCGTCGAGCTGCTCCACGAGTACGGCATCACCGCCGTACCCGTCGTCGACGAGGACGACCGGCCGGTCGGCATCGTCTCGGAGGCCGATCTCCTGCGCACCCAGTCGGCCCAGG
The sequence above is a segment of the Kitasatospora sp. NBC_00240 genome. Coding sequences within it:
- a CDS encoding DUF1876 domain-containing protein gives rise to the protein MTATGSIAQQRTKQWTLHLQLFEEGDLTTVHAVLDTGDNTLRSRATARRSPDDPDVPEIGDEFAAGRALVDLGHQLLRAGESDTAAFDPGPR